In Mangifera indica cultivar Alphonso chromosome 1, CATAS_Mindica_2.1, whole genome shotgun sequence, a single genomic region encodes these proteins:
- the LOC123229282 gene encoding serine carboxypeptidase-like 51, which yields MEKHLLPFIFLLISSRFLHECLALAAGTDDGSEQWGYVEVRPKVHLFWWLYKSPYRVEDPSKPWPTLLWLQGGPGASGVGLGNFIEMGPLDGNLQPRNSTWLKKADLLFVDSPVGTGFSYVDGDDRNLFVRTDEEAAADLITLLKVLFNGNETLQKSPFYIFAESYGGKFAATLGVSTLGAIEAGELKLHLEGVALGNSWISPEDFVFSWAPLLKDLSRMDDKGLNESNSLALQIRQQLAAGKYENATTTWGELEYVIVYHSNVDFYNFLFDDGNDPIFSTAAEKSKGLGMDKYAKHLITKKFSAQPVDLDKLMNGPIRKKLKIIPENVTWAELHYSVSSAMSGDIMKPRISEVDELLAKGINVTIYNGQLDVICSTKGVEAWIKKLKWDGLKDFLSIEHSPLYCGSDDSITKGFVSSYKNFFFYKILGSGHFVPAEQPCVSLQMVGNITRSPN from the exons ATGGAGAAACACTTGCTACCCTTTATCTTTTTGCTCATCTCTTCCAGATTTCTTCATGAATGCCTTGCGTTAGCTGCAGGAACCGATGACGGGTCTGAACAATGGGGATACGTTGAAGTTCGACCAA AGGTTCACCTCTTTTGGTGGCTTTATAAGAGTCCATACAGAGTCGAAGATCCATCCAAGCCATGGCCAACATTGCTGTGGCTACAAGGAGGTCCT GGAGCCTCTGGTGTTGGGCTTGGAAATTTCATAGAGATGGGACCATTAGATGGCAATTTGCAACCCCGGAATTCTACCTGGCTTAAGAAAGCAGATCTTTTATTTGTG GATAGTCCAGTGGGAACAGGATTTAGTTATGTCGATGGCGATGACAGGAACTTGTTCGTTAGAACTGATGAGGAGGCTGCCGCAGATTTAATTACCTTGTTGAAGGTGCTGTTCAATGGAAATGAAACCCTTCAGAAAAGTCCATTTTACATTTTTGCAGAGTCATATGGGGGAAAATTTGCAGCCACTCTAGGGGTATCAACTCTAGGAGCCATTGAAGCTGGAGAATTAAAGCTTCATCTAGAGG GAGTTGCTTTGGGCAATTCCTGGATTTCTCCTGAAGATTTTGTG TTTTCATGGGCACCGCTTCTCAAAGACCTGTCGCGAATGGACGACAAAGGCTTGAATGAATCGAACAG CTTAGCTCTACAGATCAGGCAGCAACTAGCAGCAGGTAAATACGAAAATGCAACAACAACATGGGGTGAACTCGAGTATGTTATTGTGTATCACAGTAACGTG GACTTCTACAACTTCTTGTTTGATGATGGAAATGACCCCATTTTCAGTACAGCAGCAGAGAAAtcgaaaggacttggaatggaTAAGTATGCTAAGCATCTCatcacaaaaaaattttcagCTCAGCCTGTTGACCTTGATAAATTGATGAATGGGCCTATCAGAAAGAAGTTAAAGATTATTCCTGAAAACGTAAC ATGGGCGGAGCTACATTATTCAGTTTCTTCAGCCATGTCTGGAGATATTATGAAACCAAGAATCAGTGAG GTGGATGAGCTCCTGGCCAAGGGAATTAATGTAACAATATACAACGGACAA CTTGATGTGATATGCTCAACAAAAGGAGTAGAAGCCTGGATTAAGAAGCTCAA GTGGGATGGGTTGAAAGATTTCTTAAGCATTGAGCATTCTCCTTTATACTGTGGAAGTGATGATTCCATTACCAAAGGATTTGTCTCTTCATACAagaatttctttttctataaGATTCTTGGATCTGGCCACTTT GTTCCAGCCGAGCAGCCTTGTGTTTCTCTTCAGATGGTGGGCAACATCACTCGCTCGCCTAATTAG
- the LOC123194214 gene encoding vacuolar protein-sorting-associated protein 37 homolog 1 gives MFKFWGSQEQQGQPRPQDGSPQSWYPPSVVTPNSSRPSTSSLSSSGSFNPTRPADRPGSPSHVSPAEAAGIIALLKDKSVDELRRLLSDKDAYHQFLLAIDQVKIQNKIRDDLLMETLQLARENLEKEPRIMELKNQSRIIRTTELAAAQEKLHELEKQKEELLKFYSPASLLQKLQEALDKTEEESETLHAQLLNKEIDTSTFVQKYKKLRTTYHRRSLIHLAAKTSSFG, from the exons ATGTTCAAATTCTG GGGTTCACAGGAGCAACAAGGTCAGCCACGCCCACAAGATGGTTCTCCACAGTCTTGGTACCCTCCATCTGTAGTCACTCCAAATTCTTCCCGCCCTTCAACCTCTAGTCTCAGCTCTTCTGGTAGTTTCAATCCAACAAGGCCTGCAGATCGGCCAGGGTCCCCATCACATGTTTCGCCAGCTGAAGCTGCTGGCATTATTGCTCTCTTGAAGGACAAAAG tgttGATGAGTTGCGGAGGCTTTTGTCTGACAAGGATGCCTACCACCAATTTTTACTTGCAATTGATCAagtaaaaattcaaaacaag ATAAGGGATGATCTACTGATGGAAACGTTGCAGCTTGCTA GGGAGAACTTAGAGAAGGAACCCCGCATCATGGAGCTTAAAAATCAA AGCAGAATCATCCGGACGACAGAATTGGCTGCTGCTCAGGAGAAATTGCATGAGCTTGAGAAACAGAAGGAAGAGCTTTTGAAGTTCTACTCCCCCGCATCCCTTCTCCAAAAGCTTCAAG AAGCACTAGATAAGACAGAGGAGGAATCTGAGACTCTGCATGCTCAGCTCCTCAATAAGGAAATAGATACCAGTACTTTTGTGCAGAAGTACAAGAAGCTGCGGACAACTTACCACCGGCGATCCCTTATCCATCTTGCAGCAAAAACATCCTCTTTCGGTTGA
- the LOC123213219 gene encoding uncharacterized protein LOC123213219 isoform X1, whose amino-acid sequence MATRLARAVSSSIFLKSTAEISRRHGRWAYSSSSKTEKNLKMRERLSGLIDAVNDRKLPPELRGQRNSIRSETEIINVVEQRIWHSMEEGQFEKLPGKGKPLNLGNNPHADPAEDTLYRILSKNRCAPEWVELNKEIRSLVSAWRVALKKAWAIKGKGDHTEWVESVDALQKQLRYINNKVFRYNLIVPFGRQMFGLKWEKELARIEE is encoded by the exons ATGGCGACTCGGCTGGCAAGAGCAGTTTCATCGTCGATATTTCTGAAATCAACGGCTGAGATCTCTAGGCGGCATGGACGGTGGGCGTACTCTTCATCGTCTAAGACGGAGAAGAATTTGAAGATGAGAGAACGTCTGTCAGGTTTAATTGACGCCGTCAATGACCGTAAACTCCCTCCTGAACTCCGTGGCCAGCGTAACTCCATCAG ATCAGAAACAGAGATAATAAATGTTGTGGAGCAAAGAATATGGCATTCAATGGAAGAAGGGCAGTTCGAGAAATTACCGGGAAAAGGTAAACCACTTAATCTTGGTAACAATCCACATGCTGACCCAGCAGAGGATACCTTGTATCGAATCCTCTCTAAAAACAGATGTGCACCAGAATGGGTTGAACTTAACAAGGAAATAAGGAGTCTAGTATCCGCATGGCGAGTAGCCCTCAAGAAAGCATGGGCAATTAAGGGCAAAGGTGATCACACTGAATGGGTTGAATCAGTTGATGCATTGCAGAAGCAATTGcgttatattaataataag GTTTTCAGGTATAACCTAATCGTGCCGTTTGGTCGCCAGATGTTTGGTTTGAAGTGGGAGAAAGAATTAGCTCGCATTGAGGAATGA
- the LOC123213219 gene encoding uncharacterized protein LOC123213219 isoform X2, with protein MATRLARAVSSSIFLKSTAEISRRHGRWAYSSSSKTEKNLKMRERLSGLIDAVNDRKLPPELRGQRNSIRSETEIINVVEQRIWHSMEEGQFEKLPGKGKPLNLGNNPHADPAEDTLYRILSKNRCAPEWVELNKEIRSLVSAWRVALKKAWAIKGKGDHTEWVESVDALQKQLRYINNKV; from the exons ATGGCGACTCGGCTGGCAAGAGCAGTTTCATCGTCGATATTTCTGAAATCAACGGCTGAGATCTCTAGGCGGCATGGACGGTGGGCGTACTCTTCATCGTCTAAGACGGAGAAGAATTTGAAGATGAGAGAACGTCTGTCAGGTTTAATTGACGCCGTCAATGACCGTAAACTCCCTCCTGAACTCCGTGGCCAGCGTAACTCCATCAG ATCAGAAACAGAGATAATAAATGTTGTGGAGCAAAGAATATGGCATTCAATGGAAGAAGGGCAGTTCGAGAAATTACCGGGAAAAGGTAAACCACTTAATCTTGGTAACAATCCACATGCTGACCCAGCAGAGGATACCTTGTATCGAATCCTCTCTAAAAACAGATGTGCACCAGAATGGGTTGAACTTAACAAGGAAATAAGGAGTCTAGTATCCGCATGGCGAGTAGCCCTCAAGAAAGCATGGGCAATTAAGGGCAAAGGTGATCACACTGAATGGGTTGAATCAGTTGATGCATTGCAGAAGCAATTGcgttatattaataataag GTATAA
- the LOC123226224 gene encoding pistil-specific extensin-like protein — translation MESMVMKVLLLAAAFFTVCTNFAVGYDGYGGNTGGVTKVTGQVLCQDCSKSYNEWVNNAIPLKGVKVSLTCMDNRRRVMYYRSDETNEEGRFEMSVDKYAYQNKEVKSERCRVRLVSSPHPGCNVFTDFNGGKSGVKLRRPSSVYRDTVAYTMQPFYFTSPMCEKPDVQELQANNY, via the exons ATGGAAAGCATGGTGATGAAGGTGCTGCTACTTGCAGCAGCATTTTTTACCGTATGCACAAATTTTGCAGTGGGTTACGACGGCTATGGAGGAAACACAGGTGGTGTTACAAAAGTGACCGGTCAAGTATTGTGCCAGGATTGCTCCAAGAGCTACAACGAATGGGTTAACAATGCCATTCCTCTCAAAG GCGTTAAGGTATCTTTGACATGCATGGATAATAGAAGAAGAGTGATGTACTACAGAAGTGATGAGACGAATGAAGAAGGGCGATTTGAGATGAGCGTAGATAAATACGCTTACCAAAATAAGGAGGTGAAGAGTGAACGGTGTAGGGTGAGATTGGTGTCATCGCCCCACCCCGGCTGCAACGTTTTCACAGACTTCAATGGTGGAAAGTCCGGCGTCAAACTCCGGCGACCCTCCTCCGTTTATAGAGACACTGTTGCATACACAATGCAACCCTTCTATTTTACTTCTCCTATGTGTGAAAAACCGGACGTTCAAGAACTCCAAGCAAACAATTACTAG
- the LOC123227646 gene encoding DEAD-box ATP-dependent RNA helicase 38 produces the protein MADSTDAAAAASSSAPKPEPKRSWGDEVDDEEAVDSKSGAELDVDGLAIDENKKINKFLDEPEDSNIKAVTLDNTPYTSASTFEDLNLSPELLKGLYVDMKFQKPSKIQAISLPMILTPPYKNLIAQAHNGSGKTTCFVLGMLSRVDPTLKAPQALCICPTRELAIQNLEVLQKMGKHTGITSECAVPMDSTNYIPINKRPPVTAQIVIGTPGTIKRWMSAKKLSVSCIKILVFDEADHMLAEDGFKDDSLRIMKDIERGNAQCQVLLFSATFNDTVKNFVTRIVKDYNQLFVKKEELSLESVKQYKVKCPDELSKVMVIKDRIFELGENLGQTIIFVRTRHSASTLHKSLVELGYEVTTIQGALKQEDRDKIVKEFKDGLTQVLISTDLLARGFDQQQVNLVINYDLPMKHNTLEPDYEVYLHRIGRAGRFGRKGAVFNLLMDDRDHMLMEKIERHFGAHIFEVPSWNSVDDFKAALKEAGLL, from the exons atggCCGACTCCACCGATGCCGCCGCCGCCGCCTCATCGTCAGCGCCAAAGCCAGAGCCCAAGCGATCCTGGGGCGACGAAGTGGACGATGAAGAGGCTGTGGATTCTAAATCTGGAGCTGAACTTGATGTCGATGGATTGGCTATAGATGAGAACAAGAAGATCAATAAGTTCCTTGATGAACCTGAAGATTCTAACATTAAAGCC GTTACACTGGATAATACACCTTACACATCAGCTAGTACATTTGAAGATTTGAATCTGTCACCGGAGCTGTTAAAAGGATTATATGTTGATATGAAATTTCAGAAGCCTAGTAAGATTCAAGCTATCAGTTTGCCCATGATATTAACTCCTCCATACAAAAATTTGATTGCACAAGCGCATAATGGTTCTGGAAAGACAACTTGTTTCGTGCTTGGTATGTTGAGCCGTGTTGATCCAACCCTAAAGGCTCCTCAAGCGCTTTGTATTTGTCCTACTAGAGAATTGGCCATTCAG AATCTGGAAGTCCTGCAGAAGATGGGAAAACACACTGGGATAACTTCTGAATGTGCTGTGCCAATGGACAGTACCAATTACATTCCAATTAATAAGCGGCCACCAGTTACAGCACAAATAGTGATTGGCACTCCTGGTACTATTAAGAGATGGATGTCGGCAAAGAAATTGAGTGTCAGTTGTATAAAGATTCTTGTTTTTGATGAAGCAGATCACATGCTGGCTGAG GATGGCTTCAAAGATGACTCTTTGAGGATTATGAAAGACATTGAAAGAGGCAATGCTCAGTGCCAG GTTCTTCTATTTTCTGCCACATTTAATGACACTGTCAAGAATTTTGTGACGAGAATTGTTAAAGATTACAATCAACTCTTTGTCAAGAAAGAAGAGTTGTCATTAGAATCAGTGAAGCAGTACAAAGTGAAATGTCCTGATGAACTTTCTAAGGTTATGGTAATTAAGGACAGAATTTTTGAATTAGGCGAAAACCTGGGGCAAACCATCATTTTTGTACGCACAAGACATAGTGCAAGCACATTGCACAAGTCTCTTGTGGAACTTGGGTATGAAGTGACCACAATTCAGGGTGCTCTTAAGCAAGAAGACAGAGACAAGATAGTTAAAGAGTTTAAAGATGGTTTAACTCAAGTTCTTATATCAACTGACCTTCTTGCCCGAGGTTTCGATCAGCAACAG GTTAATCTTGTCATAAATTATGATCTCCCAATGAAACATAATACCTTAGAGCCTGACTATGAGGTCTACCTGCATAGAATTGGCCGGGCTGGAAGATTTGGCCGCAAAG GGGCTGTTTTCAATTTGTTGATGGATGATCGGGATCATATGCTGATGGAAAAAATTGAGCGACACTTTGGTGCCCATATATTTGAG GTGCCATCATGGAATAGCGTTGATGACTTTAAGGCGGCTCTGAAGGAAGCTGGTTTGCTGTGA